Proteins co-encoded in one Ammospiza caudacuta isolate bAmmCau1 chromosome 16, bAmmCau1.pri, whole genome shotgun sequence genomic window:
- the IL12B gene encoding interleukin-12 subunit beta, translating to MSHLLCALLSLFSFAALLESAQWKLQENVFVIDSRWDAEAPATAVELSCNSPEEAVLWRKDSSPFQEGKQRGKTLRVAVKELPDGGNYSCVSQESLRVLSSSLLLIARIGPDGTILRDILKSFQEPKTFLKCEAKNYSGVFTCSWMTENNPHVKFTIRSLEGPQEDVSCSSPVAVTEGALTTYTAQCHKENFCPFAEEHQPIDILLEAIDEVLYENYTASFFIRDIIKPDPPQCQHVATNGTVTWTYPRTWSTPNSYFPLTFKVKVKSTRRHRYQVYDTEQQSVQLPPGPAEVWVQARDRCYLSSWSSWSSLCR from the exons ATGTCTCACCTCCTCTGTGCCTTACTGtccctgttttcctttgctgccCTACTGGAAAGTGCCCAGTGGAAATTGCAGGAAAATG TGTTTGTCATCGACTCGCGGTGGGACGCCGAGGCCCCGGCCACCGCggtggagctgagctgcaacaGCCCCGAGGAGGCCGTGCTCTGGAGAAAGGactccagccccttccaggaggggaagcagagagggaagacCCTGAGGGTGGCAGTGAAGGAGCTCCCGGACGGCGGCAACTACAGCTGTGTGAGCCAGGAGAGCCTGAGggtgctgagctccagcctgcTGCTCATCGCCAGGATCGGCCCTGACGGGACCATCCTCAGGGACATCCTCAAATCCTTCCAGG AGCCCAAAACATTTTTGAAGTGTGAGGCAAAGAACTACTCTGGAGTTTTCACATGTTCCTGGATGACAGAAAATAATCCACATGTGAAGTTCACCATCAGAAGCCTGGAAGG CCCCCAGGAAGAtgtgtcctgcagcagccccgTGGCTGTCACCGAGGGGGCCCTCACCACCTACACTGCCCAGTGCCACAAGGAGAACTTCTGTCCCTTTGCTGAGGAGCACCAGCCCATCGACATCCTCCTGGAGGCCATTGATGAGGTGTTGTATGAGAACTACACCGCCAGCTTCTTCATCAGGGACATCA TAAAGCCTGAccccccccagtgccagcacgTGGCCACCAATGGAACAGTGACCTGGACCTACCCCAGGACCTGGAGCACCCCAAACTCCTACTTCCCTTTGACTTTCAAGGTCAAAGTTAAAAGCACAAGGAGACACAGATACCAG gtgtacGACACGGAGCAGCAGTCGGTGCAGCTGCCCCCGGGGCCAGCTGAGGTGTGGGTGCAGGCCAGGGACCGCTGCTAcctcagctcctggagctcctggtcCTCGCTCTGCAGGTAA